Proteins from a genomic interval of Petrotoga sp. 9PW.55.5.1:
- a CDS encoding ABC transporter permease produces the protein MSFLKKLWIFIKRGFITNFSYRTYAILGIASMLIGVLRFGFMANFLQEGNTFPLLEPYGGDLMAFLITGTMYMSYVSVALDSFRNSIRSEQTMGTLEYLLMSNTPLWQLLIFNGINSFIWTTINVGVIFLFLVLIFDIQMTINIILSLFILILSIICISGIGLMSAGVIMVTKMGDPISWIFSTLSGLVSGVLYPISILPAWLRSFSYFLPPTYALSALRKSLLTGATFMDVKNEITVLIIMSLLTIPLGLLLFRFGFNKARETGSLIEY, from the coding sequence ATGAGTTTTTTAAAAAAATTATGGATATTCATTAAAAGAGGATTCATAACAAACTTCAGTTATAGAACGTACGCAATACTTGGAATAGCAAGTATGCTGATAGGTGTTTTAAGGTTTGGATTCATGGCTAATTTTTTGCAAGAAGGGAACACCTTCCCCTTGCTTGAACCATACGGTGGAGACTTAATGGCATTTCTAATAACAGGAACAATGTATATGAGTTATGTCTCAGTTGCATTAGATTCTTTTAGAAATTCTATAAGGTCAGAACAAACAATGGGAACACTCGAGTATTTATTGATGAGTAACACACCATTGTGGCAACTGTTAATATTCAATGGAATAAACAGTTTCATATGGACTACAATAAATGTAGGAGTTATTTTTTTGTTTCTGGTTTTGATATTCGATATTCAAATGACAATAAATATAATTTTATCGTTATTCATTTTAATACTTTCAATAATATGTATAAGTGGGATAGGGCTTATGAGTGCAGGAGTAATAATGGTAACAAAGATGGGAGATCCAATAAGTTGGATTTTTAGTACACTGTCTGGCCTTGTTAGTGGAGTACTATACCCAATATCCATATTACCAGCATGGTTGAGGAGTTTTTCATATTTTTTGCCACCCACATATGCTTTAAGTGCTTTAAGAAAATCGTTACTAACAGGAGCCACGTTTATGGATGTAAAAAACGAGATAACAGTTTTGATAATAATGAGTTTACTTACAATACCTTTGGGATTATTACTGTTCAGATTTGGTTTCAATAAGGCAAGAGAAACTGGTAGTTTGATTGAGTATTAA
- a CDS encoding ATP-binding cassette domain-containing protein, whose amino-acid sequence MLETIKTQNLTKIFKVKKKEIKAIQDINLSIQNGEIFVLLGPNGAGKTTFLKTISTLILPTYGDAWVNGYNIKKDEYKVRKSIGLSTGFERSFYYRLNGYQNLEFFGTLYGIKGKDLKERINFLLNLFNLEDAKDLKYMKYSTGMKKKLSLARALLHDPNVYIFDEPTSSIDPISASEIRDIILSLKDKNKTIILSTHDMHEAELLADRIGILNKGNMLAVDKKENLKKVLKKEIIKVKIDKGISEDLIAQDGIKEKINLFRKIKDDEFEIEVENSSEVLDQLIEKLKNQDRKILTINVETPSIEEVFINFVRNDKK is encoded by the coding sequence ATTCTGGAAACGATAAAAACACAAAACCTAACGAAGATATTTAAAGTAAAAAAGAAAGAAATAAAAGCCATACAAGATATAAACCTATCCATTCAAAATGGAGAAATATTTGTTTTGCTTGGACCAAATGGAGCAGGGAAAACTACCTTTCTAAAAACCATCTCCACTCTCATACTACCAACATATGGAGATGCTTGGGTTAACGGATACAACATTAAAAAAGATGAGTACAAGGTAAGAAAATCGATAGGGTTATCAACAGGATTTGAAAGATCATTTTATTACAGATTGAATGGTTATCAAAACCTTGAATTCTTTGGTACTTTGTACGGTATAAAAGGTAAGGACTTAAAAGAAAGGATAAATTTTTTACTCAATCTGTTCAATTTAGAAGACGCCAAAGATTTAAAGTATATGAAATACTCAACCGGTATGAAGAAAAAACTTTCTTTAGCAAGAGCATTATTACATGATCCTAATGTATACATATTCGATGAACCAACATCTTCCATCGACCCAATAAGCGCAAGTGAGATAAGAGACATAATTCTATCTCTCAAGGATAAAAATAAAACTATTATACTTTCCACACACGATATGCATGAAGCAGAACTTCTTGCCGATAGGATAGGCATATTAAACAAAGGGAATATGCTCGCTGTTGATAAAAAAGAAAACTTAAAAAAAGTATTAAAAAAAGAAATAATAAAAGTGAAAATAGATAAAGGTATCAGTGAAGATTTAATCGCACAAGACGGCATCAAAGAAAAGATAAACCTATTTAGAAAGATAAAAGATGACGAATTTGAAATAGAAGTCGAAAATTCTTCAGAAGTACTTGATCAACTGATAGAAAAACTGAAAAACCAAGACAGAAAGATACTTACAATAAATGTTGAAACACCTTCAATAGAAGAAGTATTCATAAACTTTGTAAGGAATGATAAAAAATGA
- a CDS encoding radical SAM/SPASM domain-containing protein: MKVSRYNKLIEKDNYLILFNSISNAILYVEPNKVKEVKEVLESGNIEEIKLSDEDIEKLKKGLYIIPDEFDEITYLKMRLNNYKYSDRFLRYTISLTEECNFSCVYCYQQMLITLMDKKPAKIAKNLVNTILNMTEKRFEEEHPKVLSITFYGGEPLLALDELETLSKGFEEMCKKFDVKYEANVVTNGYLLTHDIVNRLLNCGVNSVIITIDGDKTLHDKYRKTKNDKPTFDKIMENINYAQDKMYVTIRTNISKNSIENVKKMIKILAEKRWRVDFDFQPVEVVEELSTGFNDEMLTLREFANVEAELYKEVITLIHDYPFNPFRRLRMARCDALCKNSCVIDVDGSIYKCWGEIGNKFSSVGKITKEDIELNHKFEKWITYEPFEDQKCMECSVLPMCMGGCVFNAVVVDRLNGSPWRKPYTCIPLKYNLKEMVSLLSNKKLGVKI; the protein is encoded by the coding sequence ATGAAAGTATCAAGGTATAATAAGCTTATAGAAAAAGATAACTATCTCATTTTATTTAATAGCATTTCAAATGCCATTCTATATGTTGAACCAAACAAAGTAAAAGAAGTTAAAGAAGTTCTTGAAAGTGGAAATATAGAAGAAATAAAACTATCTGACGAAGATATAGAAAAGTTGAAAAAAGGATTATACATTATTCCTGATGAATTTGACGAAATAACATATTTGAAAATGAGGTTAAACAATTACAAATACAGTGATAGATTTTTAAGATACACGATAAGTCTAACCGAAGAATGTAATTTTTCTTGTGTTTATTGCTATCAACAAATGTTGATAACTTTAATGGATAAGAAACCCGCAAAAATAGCCAAAAACCTTGTAAACACAATTCTAAATATGACGGAAAAAAGATTTGAGGAAGAACACCCTAAAGTATTGAGCATAACTTTTTATGGAGGAGAACCGCTTCTTGCACTTGATGAATTAGAAACGTTAAGTAAAGGTTTTGAAGAAATGTGTAAGAAGTTCGACGTAAAGTATGAAGCGAATGTCGTAACGAACGGTTATTTGTTAACTCATGACATTGTCAATAGACTACTGAACTGTGGAGTAAACTCAGTAATAATAACAATTGATGGAGATAAGACTCTTCATGACAAGTATAGAAAGACTAAAAATGACAAGCCTACTTTTGATAAAATTATGGAAAATATAAACTATGCACAAGATAAGATGTATGTAACCATTAGAACAAATATCTCTAAAAATAGTATAGAAAATGTGAAAAAAATGATAAAGATTCTTGCAGAAAAGAGATGGAGAGTTGATTTTGATTTTCAACCAGTTGAGGTTGTGGAAGAACTATCTACTGGGTTTAATGATGAAATGCTTACATTGAGAGAATTTGCTAATGTGGAAGCAGAACTTTACAAAGAAGTCATCACACTCATACACGATTATCCATTCAATCCATTTAGAAGATTAAGAATGGCCAGATGTGATGCCTTATGTAAAAATAGTTGTGTAATAGATGTCGATGGGAGTATTTACAAATGTTGGGGAGAGATAGGAAATAAATTTTCTTCTGTAGGTAAAATAACAAAAGAAGATATAGAATTAAACCATAAATTTGAAAAATGGATAACTTACGAACCATTCGAAGATCAAAAATGTATGGAATGTTCTGTACTTCCAATGTGTATGGGAGGATGCGTTTTTAATGCAGTTGTTGTTGATAGGTTAAATGGCTCTCCATGGAGGAAACCATACACATGCATTCCTTTAAAATACAATCTAAAAGAAATGGTTTCTTTATTATCTAATAAAAAATTAGGAGTAAAAATTTAA
- a CDS encoding radical SAM/SPASM domain-containing protein, with the protein MLRYKNSNYNVIFEDGDKVVFVNLLTEAIATVNKEKYNKIKEIMESPNKEWSREYVDLKNNLIYGGYLIEENFDEMQHLKTMNYRSRYGVSFISFTIMPTMRCNLDCIYCYETHEGPTMDDQTTETVANYISIVAKSKRRIHIGWFGGEPLLRFDTIKYINEKVIKTCEEYKTNFSSSISTNGYLLSAEKAKLFDELMIRNVQITLDGPKEYHDKYRPLKGGGPTFDTLFENIKNFFELTKEARITLRVNVGPDNYDAIYKLVDALKILPKNRLRIYFRWIFQGGETEKEIHHEVMNFRGENSYEKLAKFYYYAAQKGFETFLPILSNPIYCEYDCESSILIGPKGEVFPCTVAVNEGNDFGKVTGNGIEYDKTKYLLWYKHDAFQDEECKKCKLLPQCFGGCRNAIVNSGVRGCPEEKTALESFARLWYFTKDMERKLKAVEKDESIKV; encoded by the coding sequence ATGCTAAGATATAAAAACTCGAATTATAATGTTATTTTTGAGGATGGAGACAAAGTTGTTTTTGTTAATCTTTTAACAGAAGCTATTGCGACTGTAAATAAAGAAAAATATAATAAAATAAAAGAAATAATGGAATCGCCAAATAAAGAATGGTCAAGAGAATATGTAGATTTAAAAAATAACCTTATATATGGTGGTTATTTAATAGAAGAGAATTTTGATGAAATGCAACATCTAAAGACAATGAACTATAGAAGTAGATATGGTGTTAGTTTCATAAGTTTCACAATAATGCCTACAATGAGATGCAATTTGGATTGTATTTATTGCTATGAAACACATGAAGGACCAACTATGGATGATCAAACAACTGAAACAGTTGCAAATTATATTTCAATTGTAGCAAAAAGCAAGCGAAGAATACATATTGGCTGGTTTGGTGGTGAACCTCTTTTAAGATTTGATACTATAAAATATATCAATGAGAAAGTGATAAAAACCTGTGAAGAATATAAAACTAATTTTTCTTCTTCCATTTCAACAAATGGATACTTACTTTCAGCTGAAAAAGCCAAGCTATTTGACGAATTAATGATACGCAACGTACAAATAACTCTTGATGGCCCAAAAGAATACCATGACAAGTATAGGCCCTTAAAGGGTGGAGGACCAACGTTTGATACCTTGTTTGAAAATATAAAAAATTTCTTCGAATTGACAAAAGAAGCAAGAATAACTCTAAGAGTTAACGTTGGTCCAGATAATTATGACGCAATATATAAGTTGGTGGATGCGCTTAAAATTCTTCCCAAAAACCGTCTAAGAATTTATTTTAGATGGATATTTCAAGGTGGGGAAACAGAGAAAGAAATTCACCATGAAGTTATGAATTTTAGAGGAGAAAATTCTTACGAAAAGTTGGCTAAATTCTATTACTATGCAGCTCAAAAAGGATTTGAAACTTTTCTTCCTATTCTTTCTAATCCGATTTATTGTGAATATGACTGTGAATCTTCTATTTTAATAGGGCCTAAAGGTGAAGTTTTTCCTTGCACAGTTGCAGTAAATGAGGGGAACGACTTTGGAAAAGTAACAGGCAATGGCATCGAATATGATAAAACAAAGTATCTTTTATGGTATAAACATGATGCTTTTCAAGATGAAGAATGTAAAAAGTGCAAGTTACTTCCCCAATGTTTTGGAGGATGTAGAAATGCTATAGTGAATTCAGGAGTCAGAGGATGCCCAGAAGAAAAAACTGCTTTAGAATCTTTCGCAAGATTGTGGTATTTCACAAAAGACATGGAAAGAAAGCTGAAAGCGGTGGAAAAAGATGAAAGTATCAAGGTATAA
- a CDS encoding MFS transporter, which translates to MELLLRNKNFLLLFLGTLLGTLGGSIFFISVVWTAASELGGATAVSVVLSFQALPIIITAPFVGLFVDKRKKKNILVSSSLIDGIVLLFLALLLKMNILNIWMLSITIFVQQFVGSFMGSSFQTLIPLIVKDEDLSKANSLMSSANMLAQLVGLGIGGILVAFLGLQGVVIFNGLLFIASAICEIFINYKEEIGKVVTEIKTFTGIKEGFAYAWKKIEIKGLILLEGASDFFGLALFVLLPVITQEVLKIGAEGYGILQAMSSVGSLVCGILMSFITEVKRKYLWMTIFGVILGITFSMIGVISSFWILAVLLFIQGLLIGYDNIIISVILQRETDRYYRGRVFSFRSMFNSILRPIGYMFVSLLLLFLSINQLIISYGIIIAILSLFYLLIPYASKRAKVEEQGSTTHRL; encoded by the coding sequence ATGGAATTACTTTTAAGAAATAAGAATTTCTTATTATTATTTTTGGGAACGTTACTTGGTACTCTTGGGGGATCAATTTTTTTCATATCTGTTGTTTGGACAGCTGCAAGTGAACTTGGTGGAGCCACAGCTGTTAGTGTAGTGCTGAGTTTTCAGGCTCTCCCTATAATTATTACTGCTCCGTTTGTAGGATTGTTTGTTGATAAAAGGAAGAAAAAGAATATATTAGTTAGTTCTTCTCTAATAGATGGTATAGTATTACTATTTTTAGCTTTATTACTAAAAATGAATATTTTGAATATTTGGATGCTTTCAATAACTATTTTTGTTCAACAATTCGTTGGAAGTTTTATGGGATCTTCTTTTCAAACTTTGATTCCTTTGATAGTTAAAGATGAAGATTTGTCAAAAGCTAATTCACTTATGTCTTCTGCAAATATGCTTGCTCAGTTAGTTGGTTTAGGAATAGGTGGGATATTAGTGGCTTTTTTAGGATTACAAGGTGTTGTAATTTTCAATGGATTACTATTTATAGCTTCTGCAATTTGTGAAATTTTTATAAACTACAAAGAAGAGATAGGAAAAGTCGTCACAGAGATTAAAACTTTCACAGGGATAAAAGAAGGATTCGCATATGCATGGAAAAAGATAGAAATAAAAGGACTTATATTGTTAGAAGGTGCTTCAGATTTCTTTGGATTAGCTCTTTTTGTTTTACTCCCTGTTATAACTCAAGAAGTATTAAAAATAGGTGCTGAAGGATATGGAATTCTCCAAGCAATGTCTTCGGTTGGAAGTTTAGTATGCGGTATATTGATGTCGTTTATAACAGAAGTAAAGAGAAAATATTTATGGATGACGATATTTGGGGTAATATTGGGCATTACTTTCTCAATGATCGGAGTAATTAGCTCTTTCTGGATTCTTGCGGTTTTATTGTTTATTCAGGGACTTTTGATTGGTTACGACAATATTATTATAAGCGTTATATTGCAAAGAGAGACTGATCGATACTACAGAGGTAGAGTTTTTTCTTTTAGAAGCATGTTTAACAGCATACTAAGACCTATAGGATATATGTTTGTCAGCCTTTTGCTGTTGTTTTTATCTATCAACCAACTGATAATTTCTTATGGAATCATTATAGCTATCCTTTCTCTATTCTACCTACTAATTCCCTATGCATCAAAAAGGGCTAAAGTTGAAGAACAAGGGTCAACCACCCACCGTCTATAG
- a CDS encoding B12-binding domain-containing radical SAM protein — protein MRRILLVSPTLNSITPWNRSIQPPLGLLYLASSLNTLNNKILIYDFNLARQFENNIIGIIKRFKPDILGLSLKTVNFHDGLKISCIAKEINPNIITIVGGPHITTSMMNENNYHFQLTLMEMNKNKADIGVIGEGEETFKELASVTSYSNKKELEEIKGIIFRSGNKWVKTEDRPLIQDIDNIPFPDYSFLPYHWTYDSYLMITSRGCPSKCSFCDARVIWGGVYRQRTAENILAEINFHTHTLKKSKEFLISFTDDTFMVDQKRVAEICEGILKNNYKINWQCEARAVDTQNLNLLKLMRKAGCKSVFLGLESGDANTYKKVLKPNSFDLVLKAVNNIKESGMAVVGSFIIDFPWDNNKTIRETIKFAKSLELDSISCAFATPFPGTDFFNKYDHNQKIYRYYSDDLYKNYDIGIPKFLNDELTLNNLLNYQKELYFSVKNSFIPLKRKNISKGNLENYFSSSCLINRR, from the coding sequence ATGAGAAGGATTTTGTTGGTATCTCCAACCTTGAATAGTATCACACCTTGGAATAGGTCTATACAACCTCCATTGGGTTTGCTATACTTGGCATCAAGCCTTAATACTTTAAATAACAAGATTTTAATTTATGATTTTAATCTTGCTAGACAATTTGAAAATAATATAATAGGAATAATTAAAAGATTTAAACCCGACATACTGGGACTGTCTTTAAAAACAGTAAATTTTCATGATGGTTTAAAAATTTCTTGCATCGCAAAAGAAATTAACCCAAATATTATTACCATAGTTGGAGGCCCTCATATAACAACTTCCATGATGAATGAAAATAACTATCATTTTCAGCTAACATTAATGGAAATGAATAAAAATAAGGCTGATATAGGGGTAATTGGAGAAGGAGAAGAAACCTTCAAAGAGCTTGCATCAGTCACTTCTTACTCAAATAAAAAAGAGCTTGAAGAAATCAAAGGAATTATTTTCAGAAGTGGTAATAAATGGGTAAAAACTGAAGATAGGCCTCTAATTCAGGACATAGATAATATTCCTTTTCCCGATTATTCATTTTTACCCTATCATTGGACATATGATTCTTATTTAATGATAACTTCACGGGGGTGTCCCTCAAAGTGTTCTTTTTGTGATGCAAGAGTAATATGGGGTGGTGTTTATCGTCAAAGAACTGCAGAAAATATTTTGGCTGAAATTAATTTTCATACTCATACTTTAAAAAAATCAAAGGAATTTTTGATTAGTTTTACAGATGACACTTTCATGGTTGATCAAAAAAGAGTTGCAGAAATTTGCGAAGGCATTCTAAAAAACAATTATAAAATAAATTGGCAATGTGAAGCAAGAGCAGTAGACACTCAAAATTTAAATTTACTTAAATTAATGAGGAAAGCTGGGTGTAAATCAGTATTTTTAGGATTAGAATCCGGGGATGCAAATACTTATAAAAAAGTTTTAAAACCGAACAGTTTTGATCTTGTTTTAAAGGCTGTAAATAACATTAAAGAATCGGGGATGGCAGTAGTTGGTTCTTTTATTATTGATTTCCCATGGGATAACAATAAAACTATTAGGGAAACCATTAAGTTTGCTAAAAGCTTGGAATTAGATTCAATTTCTTGTGCTTTCGCGACACCTTTCCCGGGTACAGATTTTTTTAATAAATATGATCATAATCAAAAAATATATAGGTATTATTCTGACGATTTATATAAAAATTATGATATAGGGATACCCAAATTTTTAAATGATGAATTGACATTAAATAATTTGCTTAATTATCAGAAAGAACTTTATTTTAGTGTTAAGAATTCTTTCATTCCTTTAAAGCGAAAAAATATAAGCAAGGGAAATTTGGAGAATTACTTTTCATCTAGCTGTTTAATTAATCGAAGATAA
- a CDS encoding SPASM domain-containing protein, with the protein MGQERNYSGFANINHILEKLLIYFEKYKGIKDNISLAAWPGAKYIQYVVDNKKPYIPIFSHCDSNFHTYVLDLCGDIYACPDIIGRKEYSVGTFLPELSLESEKLRKWRNRTIFNLKSCLECNYAAICGGGCTLEAINKFNNPLHNFCIKSELKKILELLFDYYYDELFQ; encoded by the coding sequence TTGGGACAAGAAAGAAATTACTCTGGTTTTGCCAATATAAATCATATTTTAGAAAAACTTTTAATTTATTTTGAAAAATATAAAGGAATTAAGGATAATATTTCTCTGGCAGCTTGGCCAGGAGCTAAATATATACAATATGTAGTAGATAATAAAAAACCTTATATTCCTATTTTTTCTCATTGTGATTCTAATTTTCATACTTATGTTTTAGATTTATGTGGAGATATATATGCTTGTCCAGATATAATTGGAAGAAAGGAATATAGTGTAGGTACTTTTCTTCCTGAATTGAGCTTAGAATCGGAGAAATTAAGAAAATGGAGAAATAGAACAATCTTTAACCTGAAAAGCTGTTTAGAGTGTAATTATGCAGCCATTTGTGGAGGAGGTTGTACCTTAGAAGCAATCAATAAATTCAACAATCCACTTCATAATTTTTGCATTAAATCCGAGTTAAAGAAAATACTTGAATTGTTGTTTGATTACTATTATGATGAATTGTTTCAATGA
- a CDS encoding radical SAM protein, whose product MQFSKNNIIIELSKREKTILWNPLVGAMISVNPQIGKIFEKRSLADLKNLGTATIDEFLESGFLYQRAEEEYTRIIEMYNLYNEVMSEKAMSFVLVPTYNCNFKCAYCFEKDEIKNNNSIISDEVIEKAFTAMNALKNEKLFAEKALAIFGGEPLIDMPGMKEKIEKILDRARIWDFKHIKIVTNGSTIHKYIDLLKKYDVDTIQITIDGPKNIHDKRRIFKDGKGSFDLIMNNMKSLLKSNFKVHLRINLDLNNIEHLPELIEICNKEKIFLMRTFILLQQSLENWDKKEITLVLPI is encoded by the coding sequence ATGCAGTTTAGCAAAAATAATATAATAATAGAATTATCAAAAAGAGAGAAAACAATTCTTTGGAATCCTTTAGTTGGGGCTATGATTTCTGTTAATCCACAAATCGGTAAGATTTTTGAGAAAAGATCATTAGCAGATTTGAAAAATTTAGGAACAGCTACTATAGATGAATTTTTGGAAAGTGGATTTTTGTACCAAAGGGCTGAAGAAGAATATACAAGGATTATTGAAATGTACAATCTTTATAATGAAGTAATGAGTGAAAAAGCCATGTCATTTGTACTTGTTCCTACTTACAACTGTAACTTTAAGTGTGCATATTGTTTTGAAAAAGATGAAATCAAAAATAATAATTCTATAATTAGCGACGAAGTTATTGAAAAAGCTTTTACAGCAATGAATGCTTTGAAAAATGAAAAATTATTTGCTGAAAAAGCATTAGCTATTTTTGGTGGAGAACCTTTGATAGATATGCCTGGAATGAAAGAAAAAATTGAAAAAATCCTTGACAGAGCTCGAATATGGGACTTTAAACATATAAAAATCGTTACTAATGGAAGTACCATTCATAAGTATATAGATTTATTAAAAAAATATGATGTAGATACCATTCAAATAACTATTGATGGCCCGAAGAATATACATGACAAAAGAAGGATTTTCAAAGACGGTAAAGGAAGTTTTGATTTGATAATGAATAATATGAAATCCTTACTGAAATCAAATTTTAAAGTTCATCTTAGAATAAATTTAGATTTGAATAATATAGAACATTTGCCAGAATTAATAGAAATATGTAATAAAGAAAAAATTTTTCTTATGAGAACCTTTATATTGCTCCAGCAGTCGTTGGAGAATTGGGACAAGAAAGAAATTACTCTGGTTTTGCCAATATAA